One window of the Capnocytophaga haemolytica genome contains the following:
- a CDS encoding glycoside hydrolase family 43 protein, whose amino-acid sequence MRQFNFICAITAVLMAACSNTKSSTEEIKPPASQVLVPLADPFIMLYNDTYYAYGTAAEDGIEVLTSKDLKTWKRTANSKHKLALYKDDVYGNHSFWAPEVYYVNSKFYMYYSAEEHIAVATADSPLGPFTQTVKKPMLEGEKAIDNTLFIDDDGTPYMFFSRFNDGLNIWVAQLEPDLTTLKSETLHPCIHLSQQWEKVWPRVNEGAFVIKHKGLYYLTYSANSYESPFYGIGCATASNPMGEWTKYPDNPLLQKPKGLVGVGHSATFKDKDGNLKIVFHAHSSENEIHPRKMYITSAHFETRNGVDRLVIDPNYQTPTLITH is encoded by the coding sequence ATGAGACAGTTTAACTTTATCTGTGCAATAACCGCTGTGCTTATGGCAGCTTGCTCCAATACAAAGAGTTCCACAGAAGAGATAAAACCCCCAGCCTCTCAAGTGTTAGTACCTTTGGCAGACCCTTTCATTATGCTCTACAATGATACTTATTACGCTTATGGTACTGCCGCCGAAGACGGCATAGAAGTATTGACTTCCAAAGACTTGAAAACTTGGAAACGCACCGCCAACAGCAAGCATAAGTTAGCACTCTATAAAGACGATGTCTATGGCAACCACTCCTTTTGGGCACCTGAGGTGTATTATGTGAACAGTAAGTTCTATATGTATTACTCAGCTGAGGAGCATATTGCTGTTGCCACTGCCGACTCGCCGCTGGGTCCCTTTACCCAAACCGTAAAGAAACCTATGCTCGAAGGTGAAAAAGCCATTGACAACACGCTCTTTATCGATGATGACGGTACGCCTTATATGTTCTTTAGCCGCTTTAATGATGGACTGAATATCTGGGTAGCACAGCTCGAGCCTGACCTTACTACCCTCAAGAGCGAAACGCTCCATCCTTGCATTCACCTTTCGCAACAGTGGGAGAAGGTATGGCCTCGCGTCAATGAAGGTGCCTTTGTGATAAAGCATAAAGGTCTTTACTACCTCACCTATTCAGCCAATAGCTACGAAAGCCCCTTCTATGGTATCGGTTGTGCTACTGCCTCCAACCCGATGGGCGAGTGGACAAAATACCCTGACAATCCTCTCTTGCAAAAACCAAAAGGCTTAGTAGGCGTAGGACATAGCGCTACCTTCAAGGACAAGGATGGAAACCTCAAAATCGTATTTCACGCCCATAGTAGCGAAAATGAAATCCATCCACGAAAGATGTATATCACCTCTGCTCACTTCGAAACACGCAATGGTGTCGATAGGCTCGTTATCGACCCTAATTACCAGACACCCACATTAATAACCCATTAA